The Micromonas commoda chromosome 1, complete sequence region ACCCATGCGCTCCAGGATGCCCGGGATCTTCTTGAGCTTCGGGTTGTCCTTCAGgcgcagctccgcgaggctAATCAAATTGCCGATTTCGGCGGGCAAGGAGGCGAGGTCGTTACCGGAGAGGTCGATGGAGGCGACGCATCCAAGCTTCCCGATGATTggcgggacgccgccggtgagtTTCATCTTCTTAAGGTCGAGCTTGCTCACGTCTCCGCGCGAAATCGTGACACCCCTCCACTTCATCGGAGGCTTGGAATCAACCCAGAGCTTTTTCAACGGGGGCCAGTGATTTCTCAGCGCTTGCAGCACCTCGAAATCGTTCGGGTGGCAACCGACGTCGCAGGACTCGTCGATGATTATGCTCGCACCCTCCCACTTGAGGAGCAAAACAGACTCCGGCAGGCTCGTAAGTCCAGCGTTATCAGAGAGGTCCATCTCTTCGAGCGATTCCaggtcgccgagctccaTGGGAATGTCGCGGATATCGTTGTCGGCCAGGTTGAGAaactcgagcgacgcgagctttCCAAATTCCTTCGGGACTGTCGTCAGTTTGTTGCTCTGCAGGTTGAGAGCCTTGAGAGTGTCGGTGATCCGTGCGATGGAGGCGGGCACCGCGATTAAATTGTTCCAGCTAACGTCGAGATGCTCCAGCTGCGTCAAGTTTCCAATCTCGGCGGGCAACGTCTTCAACCCATTCTCGGAGATCAACAACGTtttcagcgacgcgagctgtcCAATCGCCTTCGGGAGAGTCTTCAGGATGTTCCCCGTCAGCACGAGCCTTCTCAAAGAGACGCACGCGCCAATCTCCTTTGGTACGCTGCTGATCAAGTTGCCCTGGAGGTCCAAAGTCTCCatcgcggtgaacgcgccgaTAACCTTGGGAACGGCCCCGTGCACTCCGCTGTTCTCGAGGTCCAGTTCCATGACGCGGCCGTCTTCAAACGACACGCCTTCCCACTCGCTAACGTCCTGCTGATGCACGCAGTCCTTGGAGGGCCAGTGATGAATTTTGTCGGAGTCTATCCGCGCCAGCTTGTGCAGCGCGTCGAGATCTTCCGGTCGAACACCCTTGAACCCGCCGGCGgggccgagctcgcgcgaatCCCAACCCTCCGGCGTTCTTTGCGGATGGCGCTGGAGCCACGCCTCGACGCACCTGCGCGCGACCCAGTTGACGACCGTGCGCGTGTTGTACAGCGGCGTGCGCGTTACCGGGTCCGTGATGGGCGTGCCGCGCGTTGGTTGCGCGGCTCGAGCCTGTCTGAAGTGCGACCTGATGGCTTTTCGCTCGTACGTCTGCCCAGACtccacgacgagcgcgggatCTCGGAACAGGACGCGAGTGATGGGGCACATCAGCTCCTCCGgctcggcatcctcctcctcgagttcgtcctccacggcgacggggacgacggcgggtcgCTCGGAATCCTCCGCgttccctcggcgccgcttGGAGGACGACATCCTGGTGGGTGCCCGGCTTGATCTGCTGGACAGCGCAGGGATCTGGGGGGCGCTTTCAAAAGCTCAGATGCCGCGAGTGGCTCTCGTCGTTTGAGCGTAAGTTCCCGTGCGGGGTTCGTCCCGTGGCGCTTTCCAGACTGCCTCGCGCGGATCGATGGGTCGGGTGTTGAACCtgaccgcgtcgatggcgcgcgTGGTGGCCTGTGACGTGCGCACTTTCTCCCGCCCCGCGAAATTCCTGTCAGTTGTCGCCTCCGAGACTCGGACTTTGAGACAATTATTGTTTCCCAGGTGACTGCGCTTCGGAGCTGCTCGCACCATCAGTGTACCGCCGCACGAGGGCTGGTCGGTGACGATTGGCGCCGGGGCGACCCGCGTCTGGACGTCATGGGGGCACGCAGGGAGATCGCCAAGCGACGGACGGTCTTCCGCTGcttcgtcgtctccgtcgcggctctcTGCGTCGTCCTGCTCGTGATGCAGGCGAGAGAAAGGGCGCTCACGTCGTTCGCCAGGGAGCACGAGAAAGAGAACCGGGAGTGGGCGAAGCGGTGGGTGCCGcaggacgacctcgacgaccaGTACCCGTCCGTGCACAGGCATCGAGCGACGCACGGGGGGCACGCACCTCGAAAGGCGGGAGCGGCCGTGGGCCAATTTGCATCGGACGACTCGTTAATCCTCGGAGGGACGCGGTCTACGGCGATTAGAAACAGAGCATCGTCGGATGTGACGCTGCCGACGCAGACGGGCGCGGAACACGACACGCTCAAGGTGATGATCAGCACGACCACCGCAGATTCCCCGGGTAAGATCCTCGACTGGATGAGGTACCACAGGCTGCTGGGGGTGGAACACTTCTTTCTCTTTGTTGAGGGCAAGGCGGCGCGGAAAAAGTCGGTGGAGCGGCTGGTCGCGTTCCCGGGCGTGACGGTGTGGGAACCCAGCGCGGAGCTGGACGAGTTACGGGGTAAGTCGCGGGCGTGGAAAGAGGACTGGCTCGGCAACTTCTTCGAGAAGCCGTGCAACAACGAGCTCTTCGTGCGACAGTCGCTCAACATGGAAATCGCAATCGCtcaggcgctcgccgagggacTGGACTGGCACGTGCAcatcgacgtggacgagctgCTGTGGCCGGGCGGGGAGAAACACCTGAGCATGAAGACtttcctcggcgaggttcaCCCGACGATCGACAACGTCGTCTTCGCAAACTACGAAGCGTGCCCCGAGACGGACGCCGTGCGAGACCCGTTCCGCGAGGTGACGCTGTTTAAAAGAAATTTCGAACACGTCGTCAAGCGAACGTACATGCAGTTCTACAAAGCCGTGACGGGCGCCAACCCGAACTATTTCCTAACGTACGCCAATGGCAAGTCAGCTGCTCGGGTCGCGCCCGGGTTACGGTCCAACGGAGCCCACAGGTTTAGCAACTACGACAAgacgccgacggaggcgtgggcggcggaggcggcggtgttgCACTACACGTACACCACGTTCGACGACATAAAAGCCAGGAAAGGCCGGTGCGAGTGCGAGAAGGATGAGGAGAGTCTCAAGAAGTGCTTCATCCTGGACTTTGACCGGGTGTTGTACGTTAAGTGGGACGAGATGAACGAGGACGAGATGCGCGACTTTTACAACAAACGGGTGGTATGGCGCGATCAAGGGTTGAAGAAACGGTTGCTGGCCAACGGGCTGTTCACTCGGATCTACGCGCCGCAGATCATCATGGATGGGATACGGAGGACGTTCGGCGAGCCCGCGGGTGGGATATCGTCGAGCGGCTAGTACGTGTAATTTGACGCGTGATAAATAGAGCCCCAGCCAGCTGTGTAAACACGGGTTTGATCACTTCGGCCAACTCATCACGTCGGATTACATCTCCCCGGCTACGCTCCCGACccgaggtcggcggcgaccatcCACTCGGTGATTTAACGGCGCAGTCTCTCGCACCGGGGGTTTATCATAACGTCTCCTGAAAGACTTTTGCCCGTCATTCATCACCCGCGGTCGTCCgtgacgccgaggacgcgactCACCGCGTggtgcacggcgtcgacggaaACCGTGTCGAGTTCGGAAGCCAGCTCACCTTGATCGTCCCAAATGAAGACGCAGGGTACTTCTTGGACCTTGAGCGACTCCGCGGCACATTTCGTCGCCTCGGAGTGGTCCATGTAAAGCGCGGCAAAGACTGCTTTGTCTTTGAAGTCGGTTGCTACCCTCAGGAAGCTGGTGGAAACCTGCGCTGTGCTCTTTCTGGGCTTTCCTTCCTTGCCGATGCTTCCAAGCTTGGCCACCTCGAGGACGGTTATCTTCGCTTCCTTCGACGCAGTcttgacgagctcgtcgagttCGTGCTT contains the following coding sequences:
- a CDS encoding predicted protein; protein product: KVIGAFTAMETLDLQGNLISSVPKEIGACVSLRRLVLTGNILKTLPKAIGQLASLKTLLISENGLKTLPAEIGNLTQLEHLDVSWNNLIAVPASIARITDTLKALNLQSNKLTTVPKEFGKLASLEFLNLADNDIRDIPMELGDLESLEEMDLSDNAGLTSLPESVL
- a CDS encoding predicted protein encodes the protein KVMISTTTADSPGKILDWMRYHRLLGVEHFFLFVEGKAARKKSVERLVAFPGVTVWEPSAELDELRGKSRAWKEDWLGNFFEKPCNNELFVRQSLNMEIAIAQALAEGLDWHVHIDVDELLWPGGEKHLSMKTFLGEVHPTIDNVVFANYEACPETDAVRDPFREVTLFKRNFEHVVKRTYMQFYKAVTGANPNYFLTYANGKSAARVAPGLRSNGAHRFSNYDKTPTEAWAAEAAVLHYTYTTFDDIKARKGRCECEKDEESLKKCFILDFDRVLYVKWDEMNEDEMRDFYNKRVVWRDQGLKKRLLANGLFTRIYAPQIIMDGIRRT
- a CDS encoding predicted protein — translated: MSVMISTAPASVASLALTRADRHVRGAFARPAYFRTRKTSKTSPSAYSDDSSQQGAKTQTITTVTSKHELDELVKTASKEAKITVLEVAKLGSIGKEGKPRKSTAQVSTSFLRVATDFKDKAVFAALYMDHSEATKCAAESLKVQEVPCVFIWDDQGELASELDTVSVDAVHHAVSRVLGVTDDRG